Proteins encoded within one genomic window of Ranitomeya variabilis isolate aRanVar5 chromosome 4, aRanVar5.hap1, whole genome shotgun sequence:
- the LOC143765041 gene encoding uncharacterized protein LOC143765041 isoform X1, which translates to MESISSTIKLLFPRCVMAGIDLKDAYYHLPIHAEHQQYLRVAVILEGQDLGWIINFEKSRLKPDTTQMFLGIQLDSVSQKSFLPHSKRMTIQSKVSEAIRNPYMTLRKAMSLLGSLSSCIPAVPWAQFHTRQLQYEVLSAQGRKGHLESKLTLSRDVVESLSWWLDMGHLSGGVPWIVDPSKIITTDASPTGWGAHMENDVVQDTWNQAESSCSSNWKELTAVGKALNYFLPQIQGADVRVFSDNSTTVAYVNRQGGTRSGSLMTIAGEIFQFAEIHLASLTALHIRGVENTKADYLSRNRLRQGEWSLNRTVFRLITKAWGMPQIDLFATRGNRQVERFASLNSLDHPDILDSLHHPWNFKLAYAFPPMSLVPLVIRKIRRERARVILIAPFWPKRPWFSCLQSMCLCEPWILPLDRELLFQGPFFHPQVKGLHLTAWNLSGSY; encoded by the exons atggaatccattagttctaccatcaagcttttgttccctaggtgtgtcatggccgggatagacctaaaagatgcttactatcaccttcccatacatgccgaacaccagcagtatctaagagtagcggtcatcctggagggacag gacttgggttggattatcaacttcgaaaagtccagattgaagccagacactactcaaatgtttctagggatccagctggactccgtaagtcaaaagagcttcctcccacattcaaagagaatgactatacagtcaaaagtgtcagaagcaataagaaacccctacatgacactgagaaaggctatgtccttattagggtcattgtcctcatgtatcccggctgtaccatgggctcaattccatacccgccaattacagtacgaagtactgtcagcccagggacggaaaggacacctagagagtaaactaactctctctagagatgtcgtagaatctctatcctggtggctagatatgggacacctttcaggaggcgtaccttggatagtagatccatccaaaataattactaccgacgccagccctacgggatggggtgcacatatggaaaatgatgtagtccaggatacctggaatcaggcagaatcatcatgttcttcaaattggaaagaattaacagcagtagggaaagccttaaattattttcttccacagattcaaggagcagatgtaagagttttctcagacaactccaccacagtggcctatgtaaaccgtcagggcggtacacggtcaggaagtctgatgaccatcgcaggggagATCTTCCAGTTTGCAGAGATTCATCTGGCAtctctaacagccctacacatcagaggagtagagaataccaaagcggactacctcagtcgaaacaggctgcgccagggagaatggtccttaaacagaaccgtgttccgactaataacaaaagcatggggaatgcctcagatagatctatttgccacaagaggcaacagacaggtagaaagattcgcttccctgaactccttggatcatccagacatactggactccctacaccatccttggaacttcaaactggcttacgcctttcctccaatgtctctagttccgctagtgatcaggaagatcaggagggaacgggcaagggtgatcctcatcgcacccttctggccaaagaggccgtggttctcctgcctccagagcatgtgtctatgcgagccatggattcttccattggacagggaactactgttccaggggccgtttttccacccgcaagtgaaagggcttcacttgacggcgtggaacttgagcggcagttactaa
- the LOC143765041 gene encoding uncharacterized protein LOC143765041 isoform X3 produces the protein MESISSTIKLLFPRCVMAGIDLKDAYYHLPIHAEHQQYLRVAVILEGQDLGWIINFEKSRLKPDTTQMFLGIQLDSIQGADVRVFSDNSTTVAYVNRQGGTRSGSLMTIAGEIFQFAEIHLASLTALHIRGVENTKADYLSRNRLRQGEWSLNRTVFRLITKAWGMPQIDLFATRGNRQVERFASLNSLDHPDILDSLHHPWNFKLAYAFPPMSLVPLVIRKIRRERARVILIAPFWPKRPWFSCLQSMCLCEPWILPLDRELLFQGPFFHPQVKGLHLTAWNLSGSY, from the exons atggaatccattagttctaccatcaagcttttgttccctaggtgtgtcatggccgggatagacctaaaagatgcttactatcaccttcccatacatgccgaacaccagcagtatctaagagtagcggtcatcctggagggacag gacttgggttggattatcaacttcgaaaagtccagattgaagccagacactactcaaatgtttctagggatccagctggactcc attcaaggagcagatgtaagagttttctcagacaactccaccacagtggcctatgtaaaccgtcagggcggtacacggtcaggaagtctgatgaccatcgcaggggagATCTTCCAGTTTGCAGAGATTCATCTGGCAtctctaacagccctacacatcagaggagtagagaataccaaagcggactacctcagtcgaaacaggctgcgccagggagaatggtccttaaacagaaccgtgttccgactaataacaaaagcatggggaatgcctcagatagatctatttgccacaagaggcaacagacaggtagaaagattcgcttccctgaactccttggatcatccagacatactggactccctacaccatccttggaacttcaaactggcttacgcctttcctccaatgtctctagttccgctagtgatcaggaagatcaggagggaacgggcaagggtgatcctcatcgcacccttctggccaaagaggccgtggttctcctgcctccagagcatgtgtctatgcgagccatggattcttccattggacagggaactactgttccaggggccgtttttccacccgcaagtgaaagggcttcacttgacggcgtggaacttgagcggcagttactaa
- the LOC143765041 gene encoding uncharacterized protein LOC143765041 isoform X2 — MESISSTIKLLFPRCVMAGIDLKDAYYHLPIHAEHQQYLRVAVILEGQVRHFQYVAMPFGLSMAPRIFTKVMLEVMAHLRQRDTLIIPYLDDFLVIGNSVAQCKLRLSNTISSLQDLGWIINFEKSRLKPDTTQMFLGIQLDSIQGADVRVFSDNSTTVAYVNRQGGTRSGSLMTIAGEIFQFAEIHLASLTALHIRGVENTKADYLSRNRLRQGEWSLNRTVFRLITKAWGMPQIDLFATRGNRQVERFASLNSLDHPDILDSLHHPWNFKLAYAFPPMSLVPLVIRKIRRERARVILIAPFWPKRPWFSCLQSMCLCEPWILPLDRELLFQGPFFHPQVKGLHLTAWNLSGSY; from the exons atggaatccattagttctaccatcaagcttttgttccctaggtgtgtcatggccgggatagacctaaaagatgcttactatcaccttcccatacatgccgaacaccagcagtatctaagagtagcggtcatcctggagggacaggttcgtcactttcaatatgtagcaatgccatttgggctttctatggccccccgcatctttacaaaagtgatgttagaagtgatggctcatctacgccaacgggacactttaataataccatacctggatgactttttagtgataggcaattctgtggctcaatgtaaattgcggttgtctaacacaatctcatccctgcaggacttgggttggattatcaacttcgaaaagtccagattgaagccagacactactcaaatgtttctagggatccagctggactcc attcaaggagcagatgtaagagttttctcagacaactccaccacagtggcctatgtaaaccgtcagggcggtacacggtcaggaagtctgatgaccatcgcaggggagATCTTCCAGTTTGCAGAGATTCATCTGGCAtctctaacagccctacacatcagaggagtagagaataccaaagcggactacctcagtcgaaacaggctgcgccagggagaatggtccttaaacagaaccgtgttccgactaataacaaaagcatggggaatgcctcagatagatctatttgccacaagaggcaacagacaggtagaaagattcgcttccctgaactccttggatcatccagacatactggactccctacaccatccttggaacttcaaactggcttacgcctttcctccaatgtctctagttccgctagtgatcaggaagatcaggagggaacgggcaagggtgatcctcatcgcacccttctggccaaagaggccgtggttctcctgcctccagagcatgtgtctatgcgagccatggattcttccattggacagggaactactgttccaggggccgtttttccacccgcaagtgaaagggcttcacttgacggcgtggaacttgagcggcagttactaa